One genomic region from Halobacteriovorax vibrionivorans encodes:
- a CDS encoding excinuclease ABC subunit UvrA — protein MAKSIKLKGVRTNNLKNIDVEFPINKITCVSGVSGSGKSSLVFNTLANESKRRFLNSMPSSMNFFERVPTSAEVDLIEPVLPVWSLAQNNPIVGSRLNLADQLEISYELAQLYFDQQSSKCLIHNEEFIDGLDLAIREIESLISDKTKVLHILIGKDHYQECISGMPARSFNSNVQLIREFNEEDAQWEIFRLKPNKISNFKKKWLELIKNSAVMQLSVYFTGDDQLHHFSLNAKEFCPKCDEEGLQSARQISDLLPYNGIGACTECKGYGSTLSYDVNKIVKYPKKKIKDGAITFLDYSKYSAYYKTFITEMKKLGVSDNERYCDVSDQVEDLLLNGGGRFYGVLNFLYALEEKRYKRSARIFLRKMQSEKVCHICYGRRLSQSAMAHCGQVENISTYGDLLSLTVEGLLIELKHLDENNIIKKVKDKLAVAVELGLGDFPLMTKLKSLETSEYQKSLLVRYLSFKGSGSLFVLDEPSLGMTIEEQKVLLKYLKNLSRNNTVVMVEHSTYLQNGSDKTIHIGPGAGHLGGEVVEIKGKSKKQKELVLKKTKPSGKLTFKDIEFEDKKYKKIEFKLGTINQVLTNVESFDKRLIINALFNELNEELFKEKYNFETDYEIGSIDITNEIQDIHIYETRIEKSTSRSTVGTTLDLTGNVRNYFTKLPVSKSLGLEKGHFSKNSKLGQCSVCEGKGVQEIDMQYLEDVSFPCDECGGTGLKKFYASITDGKYTIIEASETPVSTLFETIPATPKIKRTLGYLKLLNLDYLTLDRTIPSLSGGERLRVKLLKAIDKKVSDSIIVLTNISYGLSMNELTSICELLQGLTDQGNTLIILDNHEIFSNFNQIKLD, from the coding sequence ATGGCAAAATCAATTAAACTCAAAGGTGTACGTACAAATAATCTTAAAAATATAGATGTCGAGTTTCCTATTAATAAGATTACTTGTGTATCAGGTGTTTCTGGCTCAGGAAAATCATCACTTGTATTCAATACGCTGGCCAACGAGTCTAAAAGACGATTTTTAAATTCAATGCCATCTTCAATGAACTTTTTTGAAAGAGTTCCAACAAGTGCTGAAGTCGATTTAATTGAGCCAGTATTGCCAGTGTGGAGTCTTGCTCAAAATAATCCTATCGTGGGCTCAAGACTCAACTTGGCCGATCAGCTTGAGATCAGTTACGAACTTGCACAACTATATTTTGATCAACAATCTTCAAAGTGTTTAATTCATAATGAAGAATTTATTGATGGGCTAGATTTAGCAATACGAGAGATTGAATCATTAATTTCAGATAAGACAAAAGTCTTACATATCCTTATCGGTAAGGATCATTATCAAGAATGTATATCAGGAATGCCTGCTAGAAGTTTTAATTCTAATGTGCAGTTAATTCGTGAATTTAATGAAGAGGATGCCCAATGGGAAATCTTTCGTCTTAAGCCCAATAAAATATCAAACTTTAAAAAGAAATGGCTTGAGCTTATTAAGAACTCGGCAGTTATGCAATTAAGTGTTTACTTCACTGGAGATGATCAATTACATCATTTCAGCTTAAACGCAAAAGAGTTTTGCCCAAAATGTGATGAAGAGGGACTACAGAGTGCAAGACAGATTAGTGACCTCCTTCCTTACAACGGAATAGGGGCCTGTACTGAATGTAAGGGTTATGGATCTACACTAAGTTATGATGTTAATAAAATTGTAAAGTATCCCAAAAAGAAGATAAAAGACGGTGCAATTACTTTCTTAGATTATTCTAAATATAGTGCCTACTACAAGACTTTTATAACTGAAATGAAGAAGCTTGGTGTTAGTGATAATGAACGTTATTGTGATGTAAGTGATCAGGTTGAAGATCTTCTTTTAAATGGTGGTGGGCGATTCTATGGCGTTCTAAACTTTCTTTATGCTTTAGAGGAAAAACGTTATAAGCGATCTGCTAGAATTTTTCTTCGAAAGATGCAAAGTGAAAAAGTCTGTCATATTTGTTACGGGAGAAGACTTTCTCAAAGTGCAATGGCCCACTGTGGACAAGTTGAGAATATATCTACTTATGGTGATTTATTATCTCTTACAGTCGAGGGATTATTAATCGAATTAAAACATCTTGATGAAAATAATATTATTAAAAAAGTTAAAGATAAATTGGCCGTTGCAGTTGAATTAGGTCTGGGGGATTTTCCCTTAATGACAAAATTAAAGTCATTAGAAACAAGTGAATATCAAAAATCATTACTCGTTCGTTACTTAAGTTTTAAAGGAAGTGGTTCTTTATTTGTACTTGACGAGCCGAGTCTTGGGATGACTATTGAAGAACAAAAAGTTCTCTTAAAATATCTAAAAAATCTTTCAAGAAATAATACTGTAGTAATGGTTGAACATAGTACTTATTTACAAAATGGAAGTGATAAGACGATTCATATTGGGCCAGGAGCAGGACACCTTGGCGGTGAAGTTGTAGAGATTAAAGGTAAATCAAAGAAACAAAAGGAATTAGTCTTAAAGAAGACGAAACCTAGTGGAAAGCTTACTTTTAAAGATATTGAGTTTGAGGACAAAAAGTATAAAAAGATAGAATTCAAATTAGGCACAATCAATCAGGTTTTAACGAATGTTGAATCTTTCGATAAAAGACTAATTATAAATGCATTATTTAATGAATTAAACGAAGAGTTATTTAAAGAAAAATATAATTTTGAGACTGATTATGAGATCGGTTCAATTGATATCACAAATGAAATTCAAGATATTCATATCTATGAAACTCGAATTGAAAAATCCACAAGTCGCTCAACTGTGGGAACGACATTAGATCTAACAGGTAATGTTCGAAATTATTTCACTAAACTTCCTGTTTCAAAGTCCTTAGGTCTAGAAAAAGGGCATTTTTCTAAGAATTCTAAACTTGGTCAATGTAGTGTTTGTGAAGGAAAAGGTGTTCAAGAGATTGATATGCAATATCTTGAAGATGTGAGCTTTCCTTGTGATGAGTGCGGTGGAACTGGTTTAAAGAAGTTTTACGCCTCAATTACTGATGGTAAATATACAATCATTGAAGCGAGTGAAACTCCTGTATCAACTTTATTTGAGACAATACCAGCTACACCAAAAATAAAAAGAACACTTGGTTATTTGAAATTACTAAATCTTGATTATCTAACATTAGATCGAACAATACCCTCGCTATCAGGTGGTGAACGTTTAAGAGTGAAGCTATTAAAGGCCATTGATAAGAAGGTTAGTGATTCGATTATCGTACTAACAAATATTTCATATGGTTTATCCATGAATGAGCTAACTTCTATTTGTGAACTTCTTCAAGGACTTACAGATCAAGGAAATACATTAATTATTTTAGATAACCACGAAATCTTCAGTAATTTCAATCAGATAAAGCTTGATTAA
- the rpsI gene encoding 30S ribosomal protein S9: protein MAKGKTWDSQAVGRRKSSVARVYMAAGTGKVVVNNRDIKEYFTKGTDRYVVNQPLNLLKLADKYDVKINVTGGGTTGQAGAVRLGIARAILKIDAELRGELKSAGFLTRDPRKVERQKAGQKGARAKYQFSKR from the coding sequence ATGGCTAAAGGAAAAACTTGGGATTCACAAGCAGTTGGTAGAAGAAAATCTTCAGTTGCTAGAGTTTATATGGCTGCAGGGACTGGTAAAGTTGTTGTTAATAATAGAGATATCAAAGAGTACTTCACAAAAGGTACTGACAGATATGTTGTTAATCAACCACTAAACCTACTTAAACTTGCAGATAAGTATGATGTTAAAATTAACGTAACTGGTGGTGGAACTACTGGTCAAGCCGGTGCTGTTCGTCTTGGTATTGCAAGAGCAATCCTTAAGATTGATGCAGAACTTAGAGGCGAGCTTAAATCAGCAGGATTTCTTACAAGAGATCCAAGAAAAGTTGAAAGACAAAAAGCTGGTCAGAAAGGTGCAAGAGCAAAGTACCAATTCTCGAAGCGTTAA
- the rplM gene encoding 50S ribosomal protein L13 → MYTEKSFVLKPADADKKWHLIDATDKVVGRLATEIANVLRGKNSPKYTPHTDSGDFVVVINAEKVKFTGNKWNDKVYYRHTGYAGGLRERTAKEQLERKPEAILMNAVKGMLPKNSLGRKQLTKLKVFAGSEHAHSAQNPVEYKF, encoded by the coding sequence ATGTACACTGAGAAATCATTTGTGTTAAAGCCAGCAGATGCTGACAAAAAATGGCACTTAATTGATGCTACTGATAAGGTAGTTGGACGTTTAGCAACTGAAATCGCTAATGTATTAAGAGGGAAGAACTCACCGAAGTACACTCCTCATACAGATTCTGGTGATTTTGTTGTTGTTATCAACGCAGAAAAAGTTAAATTTACTGGGAATAAGTGGAACGATAAAGTTTACTACAGACATACAGGTTATGCTGGTGGACTTAGAGAAAGAACTGCTAAAGAGCAACTTGAAAGAAAACCAGAAGCGATTCTTATGAACGCTGTTAAAGGTATGCTTCCAAAGAACTCACTTGGTAGAAAACAACTAACAAAACTTAAGGTTTTTGCTGGATCTGAGCACGCACATAGCGCTCAAAACCCAGTAGAATACAAATTCTAG